The proteins below are encoded in one region of Geomonas ferrireducens:
- a CDS encoding methyl-accepting chemotaxis protein — MKTVRFKDWKILTKILSISVATILMMVLGVMLYVLPFVKDKLMDEKMQATKAVVDVAYDVIAHNYELYKAGKKTQEQAQTDALAQLSEVRYQGSEYFWVNDLDTKVLMHPIKPEMVGKTQYDNKDPNGKKLYVEFVNVCKEKGEGVVDYMWAKPGSSVPVPKISYVKLMKEWGWVVGSGIYVDNVKAEMDMIRWKIIGGTAGLAALIFVFAWFVARRIKEALDQAIGASRRIASGDLTAHIVVDSKDETGELLASLKEMNEGLAHIVGDVRNGAESIATATEEIAAGNADLSQRTEEQASALEETASSMEELTSTVKQNADNAQAANQLAINASGVAVKGGEVINRVVRTMESITDSSKKISDIIGVIDGIAFQTNILALNAAVEAARAGEQGRGFAVVAAEVRSLAQRSAAAAKEIKSLIEDSVSKVQDGSRLVEEAGRTTQDIVTSIKRVTDIMAEISAASIEQSSGIEQVNTAITQMDDVTQQNAALVEEAAAAAESLEEQAQQLVSVVARFTLEQAQKQAAPPAEKRKLTRAAAKPQVQEKKVKPVAASAGGRALEQRPARAAEAEQDDDWKEF; from the coding sequence ATGAAAACTGTGCGATTCAAAGACTGGAAGATACTCACGAAGATCCTAAGCATCTCGGTTGCGACCATTCTCATGATGGTGCTCGGCGTGATGCTCTACGTCCTTCCCTTCGTCAAGGACAAGCTGATGGACGAGAAGATGCAGGCGACCAAAGCGGTGGTCGACGTCGCCTACGACGTCATCGCCCACAACTACGAGCTCTACAAGGCGGGAAAGAAGACCCAGGAACAGGCGCAGACCGACGCCCTGGCGCAGCTCTCGGAGGTCAGGTACCAGGGGAGTGAGTACTTCTGGGTCAACGACCTGGACACCAAGGTGCTCATGCACCCGATCAAGCCGGAGATGGTCGGAAAGACCCAGTACGACAACAAGGACCCCAACGGCAAGAAGCTCTACGTCGAGTTCGTCAACGTCTGCAAGGAGAAGGGGGAAGGTGTCGTCGACTACATGTGGGCAAAACCTGGCTCATCCGTCCCGGTACCGAAGATCTCCTACGTGAAACTGATGAAGGAATGGGGCTGGGTCGTGGGAAGCGGCATCTATGTCGACAACGTAAAGGCCGAGATGGACATGATCCGCTGGAAGATCATCGGCGGCACCGCCGGGCTTGCCGCCCTCATCTTCGTCTTCGCCTGGTTCGTCGCACGCCGCATCAAGGAGGCGCTCGACCAGGCCATCGGCGCCTCCAGGCGTATCGCCTCCGGGGATCTCACCGCCCACATCGTGGTGGACAGCAAGGACGAGACTGGGGAGCTCCTCGCCTCGCTGAAGGAGATGAACGAGGGGCTCGCCCACATCGTGGGCGACGTGAGAAACGGCGCCGAGTCGATCGCGACGGCGACCGAGGAGATCGCGGCGGGCAACGCCGACCTCTCCCAGCGCACCGAGGAACAGGCAAGCGCCCTCGAGGAGACCGCCTCCAGCATGGAGGAGCTCACCTCGACGGTGAAGCAAAACGCCGACAACGCGCAGGCGGCGAACCAGCTCGCCATCAACGCTTCCGGCGTCGCGGTGAAGGGTGGCGAGGTGATCAACCGCGTGGTGCGCACCATGGAGTCGATCACCGACAGCTCCAAGAAGATCTCGGACATCATCGGCGTCATCGACGGCATCGCCTTCCAGACCAACATCCTGGCCCTGAACGCCGCTGTCGAGGCGGCGCGCGCCGGAGAACAGGGAAGAGGGTTCGCCGTGGTCGCCGCCGAGGTGAGAAGCCTCGCGCAAAGAAGCGCCGCGGCGGCCAAGGAGATCAAGTCGCTCATCGAGGACTCGGTCTCCAAGGTACAGGACGGCAGCCGGCTCGTCGAGGAGGCGGGGCGCACCACCCAAGACATAGTCACCAGCATCAAGCGCGTGACCGACATCATGGCCGAGATCTCGGCCGCCTCGATCGAGCAGTCCTCCGGGATCGAGCAGGTGAACACCGCGATCACCCAGATGGACGACGTGACGCAACAAAACGCAGCACTCGTGGAAGAGGCCGCCGCGGCGGCCGAGTCTCTCGAGGAACAGGCCCAGCAGCTCGTCTCCGTCGTGGCCCGCTTCACCCTCGAGCAGGCGCAGAAGCAGGCGGCGCCGCCCGCTGAGAAGCGCAAACTCACCCGTGCGGCGGCCAAGCCCCAGGTGCAGGAGAAAAAGGTGAAACCCGTAGCGGCATCGGCAGGGGGAAGAGCGCTGGAACAACGTCCCGCACGCGCAGCGGAAGCTGAGCAGGACGATGACTGGAAGGAATTCTGA
- a CDS encoding chemotaxis protein CheW, with the protein MQQTAQNSSEQQGVAQAASEYLTFTLGSESYGIDILKVQEIRGYDCVTRIANTPPFIKGVINLRGVIVPIVDLRIKFNVGEATYHEFTVVIIINVLGKVVGIVVDGVSDVVALPRESIKPAPELGASLDTRYITGLGTLNDQMLILVDIEKLIGSDELQIVDSAADNSQSEVVNQ; encoded by the coding sequence ATGCAACAGACAGCACAAAACAGCTCCGAACAGCAGGGGGTGGCGCAGGCGGCATCCGAGTACCTCACCTTCACGCTGGGAAGCGAGAGCTACGGGATCGACATCCTTAAGGTGCAGGAGATCAGGGGGTACGACTGCGTCACGCGGATCGCCAACACCCCCCCGTTCATCAAGGGGGTGATCAACCTGCGCGGGGTCATCGTTCCCATCGTGGACCTGCGCATCAAGTTCAACGTGGGTGAGGCGACCTACCATGAGTTCACCGTAGTGATCATCATCAACGTGCTTGGCAAGGTGGTGGGTATCGTGGTGGACGGCGTTTCCGACGTGGTGGCGCTTCCCAGGGAGAGCATCAAGCCGGCGCCGGAACTCGGGGCGTCGCTCGACACCCGTTACATCACGGGGCTGGGCACCTTGAACGACCAGATGCTGATCCTGGTGGACATCGAAAAGCTGATCGGCAGCGATGAGCTGCAGATCGTCGACAGTGCGGCTGACAATTCTCAGAGCGAGGTGGTGAACCAATGA
- a CDS encoding protein-glutamate methylesterase/protein-glutamine glutaminase, with translation MPIKVMIVDDSALIRSLLTEIIDAEPDLKVVGTAPDPLAARQKIKELNPDVLTLDVEMPKMDGLVFLEKLMRLRPMPVVMVSSLTEKSSTVTLRALELGAFDFVTKPKIDIRSGLMEYARELTEKIRCAHLSFRNRGAARSVPQVERKLTADAVLPSARQHFSTTEKVIAVGSSTGGTEALKAFLTQLPPDCPGILITQHMPETFTRTFAARLNGLCALAVKEAEHGERVLPGHAYIAPGNRHMMLARSGANYTIALDDGPPVSRHRPSVDVLFRSAANCAGANGLGIIMTGMGDDGAAGMLEMHVAGARTFAQDEESCVVFGMPREAIARGGVDEVVPLSEMAHRLLGWLASHGKRSFRV, from the coding sequence ATGCCCATCAAGGTGATGATAGTAGATGATTCCGCGCTGATCCGGTCGCTTTTGACCGAGATCATCGACGCCGAACCCGACCTCAAGGTGGTGGGGACGGCGCCGGACCCGCTCGCGGCGCGGCAGAAGATAAAGGAACTGAACCCGGACGTGCTGACCCTGGACGTCGAGATGCCCAAGATGGACGGGCTCGTCTTCCTGGAAAAGCTGATGCGGCTGCGCCCCATGCCGGTGGTGATGGTCTCCTCGCTTACCGAGAAGAGTTCGACGGTGACGCTGAGGGCGCTCGAGCTGGGCGCCTTCGATTTCGTCACCAAGCCGAAGATCGACATCAGAAGTGGCCTCATGGAGTACGCGCGCGAGCTCACCGAGAAGATCCGCTGCGCCCACCTCTCCTTCCGCAACCGGGGCGCCGCACGGAGCGTGCCGCAGGTGGAGCGAAAACTGACCGCCGACGCGGTGCTCCCGAGCGCCCGTCAGCATTTCTCCACTACGGAGAAGGTGATCGCCGTCGGCTCCTCCACCGGGGGAACCGAGGCGCTCAAGGCCTTCCTGACCCAGCTCCCGCCGGACTGCCCCGGGATCCTCATCACCCAGCACATGCCCGAGACCTTCACGCGCACCTTCGCCGCTCGGTTGAACGGCCTTTGCGCGCTGGCGGTGAAGGAAGCGGAGCACGGCGAGCGGGTGCTGCCGGGGCACGCCTACATAGCGCCCGGCAACCGGCACATGATGCTCGCCAGAAGCGGCGCCAACTACACCATCGCCCTGGACGACGGCCCCCCGGTATCGCGGCACCGCCCCTCGGTGGACGTCCTTTTCCGCTCCGCGGCCAACTGCGCCGGCGCTAACGGTCTGGGGATCATCATGACCGGCATGGGGGACGACGGCGCCGCCGGGATGCTCGAGATGCACGTGGCGGGGGCAAGGACCTTCGCCCAGGACGAGGAGAGCTGCGTCGTCTTCGGCATGCCCCGGGAGGCGATCGCCCGGGGTGGCGTGGACGAGGTGGTCCCCTTGTCCGAGATGGCGCATCGCCTCCTTGGCTGGCTCGCCTCGCACGGCAAGCGCAGCTTCAGGGTCTGA
- a CDS encoding CheR family methyltransferase: MEGILRTEAPRNAPLPLTGGGAAQHQGQFEFTGDDFARIRAFIYRYAGIALAPGKMDMVYSRLARRLRARGVASFSDYISIVEGGEPEEVEAFINALTTNMTSFFREPHHFRTLAERLAQRPANRAVSIWSCASSSGEEPYSIAMTARDALGERNQASILATDIDTNVLGRGREGIYPVDQMEKVPEAYRRRFFLRGDGKNEGFVRVKEELRRMVSFKRLNLLDQEWPMRGRFDFIFCRNVMIYFDRNTQQAILERIARVLQPDGLLFVGHSESLHHAQDLFRICGNTTYALRS; this comes from the coding sequence CTGGAAGGAATTCTGAGAACCGAGGCGCCCCGTAACGCGCCGCTGCCCCTGACGGGGGGGGGAGCGGCGCAACACCAGGGGCAGTTCGAATTCACCGGGGACGACTTCGCGCGCATCCGGGCCTTCATCTACCGCTACGCGGGAATCGCCCTCGCGCCGGGGAAGATGGACATGGTGTACAGCCGCCTGGCGCGCCGGCTGCGGGCGCGCGGTGTCGCCTCCTTCTCCGACTACATCTCGATCGTGGAAGGGGGGGAACCCGAGGAGGTGGAGGCCTTCATCAACGCCCTCACCACCAACATGACCTCCTTCTTCCGTGAGCCGCACCACTTCAGGACGCTGGCTGAGCGCCTGGCGCAGCGGCCGGCGAACCGCGCGGTCAGCATCTGGAGCTGCGCCTCGTCCAGCGGCGAGGAGCCCTACTCCATCGCCATGACCGCCCGGGACGCACTCGGTGAGAGGAACCAGGCGAGCATCCTCGCCACCGACATCGACACCAACGTCCTCGGGCGTGGGCGCGAGGGGATCTACCCCGTCGACCAGATGGAAAAGGTCCCCGAGGCCTACCGCCGGCGTTTCTTCCTGCGCGGCGACGGGAAAAACGAGGGGTTCGTCCGCGTGAAGGAGGAGCTGCGCCGCATGGTCTCCTTCAAGAGGCTGAACCTCCTCGACCAGGAGTGGCCCATGCGCGGCAGGTTCGATTTCATCTTCTGCCGCAACGTGATGATCTACTTCGACAGGAACACCCAGCAGGCGATCCTGGAGCGGATCGCCCGGGTGCTGCAACCCGACGGGCTCCTTTTCGTCGGGCACTCGGAGAGCCTGCATCACGCCCAGGATCTCTTCAGGATCTGCGGCAACACGACCTATGCATTGAGGAGCTGA
- a CDS encoding cache domain-containing protein, translated as MKHLKMATEKVPILLLMTAVAIAFVMMVANRLVLEQIREEAVRQATRQQESSMAAFWEQTSRHGNLFHIEDGRMILGDYYVLNDSNEIPDRIFHITGSRATIFMGDTRIATNVMKADGTRAIGTRLMGPAYDTVFREGMRYRGSADILGIPYFTAYDPIRDPSGKVIGALFVGVKQSEYLARYNGIAVKITAINGTLAAIFVLFAVLLILNRRQSEKEIRAQLLFQQHLLDTIPSPIFSKDALGRYTLCNKAFQSYVGLTREELIGKSVFELWPEELAQRYYDMDREIMEATGTQIYESQVRYANGLLRDVMFHKASFRDEHGTPGGLVGVILDITERKAAEKERSLMEAQRHRSRMMESLMIQLNHDLNTPLTPLFALLPMIRKKVEDAGVDRMLEICQQCVNQIQGLAGKSFDLVRISSERPRLLPVNLAVAADSALGDVSDVLAERGVICCNAIDPELKVLGSAEQLTLLFKNLLGNAARYAAQNGKVVLSTTGAEEEIVVSVRDDGVGLDREQRSLIFDEFYKADSARHDLTTQGLGLAICKRIVTNHNGRIWAESPGPGLGTTIFFTLKGDSSGDPIPVLYDI; from the coding sequence TTGAAGCATCTGAAGATGGCAACCGAAAAGGTACCCATACTGCTTCTGATGACGGCGGTCGCCATCGCGTTCGTGATGATGGTCGCCAACCGTCTCGTGCTGGAGCAGATCCGCGAGGAGGCGGTGCGCCAGGCGACCCGGCAGCAGGAGAGCAGCATGGCGGCCTTCTGGGAGCAGACGAGCCGCCACGGCAACCTTTTCCACATCGAGGACGGCAGGATGATCCTCGGCGACTACTACGTGCTGAACGACAGCAACGAGATCCCGGACCGGATCTTCCACATCACCGGCAGCCGTGCGACCATCTTCATGGGCGACACCCGGATCGCCACCAACGTGATGAAGGCGGACGGGACCCGCGCCATCGGGACGAGGCTAATGGGCCCGGCGTACGACACCGTCTTCCGTGAGGGGATGCGCTACCGCGGCAGCGCCGACATCCTCGGCATCCCCTACTTCACCGCCTACGACCCGATCCGGGATCCCAGCGGCAAGGTCATCGGCGCCCTCTTCGTCGGCGTGAAGCAAAGCGAGTACCTCGCGCGCTACAACGGGATCGCCGTGAAGATCACCGCGATCAACGGCACCCTGGCCGCCATCTTCGTGCTCTTCGCCGTCCTTTTGATCCTGAACCGGAGGCAGTCGGAAAAGGAGATAAGGGCGCAGTTGCTGTTCCAGCAGCACCTGCTCGACACCATCCCCAGTCCCATCTTCTCCAAGGATGCCCTGGGGCGCTACACCCTGTGCAACAAGGCCTTCCAGTCCTACGTCGGGCTAACCCGCGAAGAGCTGATCGGCAAGTCCGTTTTCGAGCTCTGGCCGGAAGAACTGGCGCAGCGCTACTACGACATGGATCGGGAAATCATGGAGGCGACCGGAACGCAGATCTACGAGTCGCAGGTGCGCTACGCCAACGGCTTGCTGCGCGACGTCATGTTCCACAAGGCCTCCTTCCGTGACGAGCACGGCACCCCCGGCGGCTTGGTCGGGGTGATCCTCGACATCACCGAGAGAAAGGCGGCCGAAAAGGAGCGCAGCCTGATGGAGGCCCAAAGGCACCGCTCCCGCATGATGGAGTCGCTCATGATCCAGTTGAACCACGATCTGAACACGCCGCTCACCCCTCTTTTTGCCCTGCTGCCGATGATAAGGAAAAAGGTGGAGGACGCGGGTGTGGATAGGATGCTGGAGATCTGCCAGCAGTGCGTGAACCAGATCCAGGGGCTGGCGGGAAAGTCGTTCGATCTGGTGCGCATCTCTTCGGAGCGCCCGAGGCTTCTTCCGGTGAACCTCGCCGTGGCCGCGGACAGCGCGCTCGGCGACGTCTCCGACGTCCTTGCCGAGCGCGGCGTCATCTGCTGCAACGCCATCGACCCCGAGCTCAAGGTGCTGGGCTCGGCGGAACAGCTCACCCTCCTCTTCAAGAACCTGCTCGGAAACGCGGCGCGCTACGCGGCGCAAAACGGCAAGGTGGTGCTCTCCACCACCGGCGCGGAGGAGGAGATCGTGGTCTCGGTACGGGATGACGGCGTGGGCCTCGACCGGGAACAGCGCTCCCTCATTTTCGACGAATTCTACAAGGCGGACAGCGCGCGCCACGACCTCACCACCCAGGGGCTAGGACTCGCCATCTGCAAGAGGATCGTTACCAACCACAATGGCAGGATATGGGCCGAGAGCCCCGGTCCCGGCCTTGGCACCACCATTTTCTTCACCCTCAAGGGGGACAGCTCCGGCGATCCGATCCCGGTGCTGTACGACATATGA
- a CDS encoding PAS domain S-box protein, whose amino-acid sequence MRYLSVDQLKRRIGITVAVVTGAALGTFTLGLLRGGSPGNWTWQLQSVLVLFLCMGVAVLARLLFAHLEHLEETRRIIEEQRTELALKAAQIDAANDSIVQIDAEGRLIHFNQALSRMTGYAPEELAGLKLHQIEPPEYAAQIDTTIRRITECGEAAFESAYRAKDGRVIPVEVRARTMESRGDLLILNIARDITQRKQAEIREQSRLKTLERVASDASLEELLTSVVRFVEESIPGSLCSILLIDNSGTKLHHGAAPSFPSAFNEAMDGLQILKGNGSCGTAAFLRQRVVIEDLEEHSWWRDFPAARDAGLRSCWSDPVFAANGTLLGTIAVYRREALPPSEDDLQLLESAAHLAGIAISRVRADEGRHVLEEQLRQSQKIEAVGQLAAGVAHDFNNLLTPIIVYGDMLMRMAPEGSPQARMVQSMSAAAHKASELTQKLLSFGRKQALHMTLLDLNEVITSFREIMRATIRDEIVIDLILSPGAAKVQADRGQLEQVLLNLILNAQDAIQGRGSICLETGHLILDDEFHRQHPVAKPGHYILLACSDDGCGMSEEILRRVYEPFFSTKETGRGTGLGLATVYGIVKHHGGCIEVKSAPGEGTRFAIYLPASASVEEPILTPPLRTQLQQEGSAEKVILLVVDNRMIREATADLLDSFGYRVLAADSPARALELAAGTTSDIDLLATDVIMPEMTGPELYQKLQEQYPDLPVLYISGYTSTPLQEEQESRQAIFLAKPFTLEQFMARITEMLFQMAPAVAEPPPLDHREMARLIGEQRGYPPHRKEPAP is encoded by the coding sequence ATGAGATATCTCTCCGTCGATCAACTGAAACGCCGCATCGGGATCACCGTCGCCGTCGTGACCGGTGCGGCACTGGGCACCTTCACCCTCGGACTCCTGCGCGGTGGAAGCCCCGGCAACTGGACCTGGCAGCTGCAGTCGGTACTCGTCCTCTTTTTGTGCATGGGCGTCGCCGTGCTCGCCCGGCTCCTGTTCGCCCACCTTGAGCACCTCGAGGAGACCCGGCGCATCATTGAGGAACAGCGGACGGAGCTTGCCCTGAAGGCGGCCCAGATCGACGCGGCCAACGACAGCATCGTGCAGATCGACGCAGAGGGGCGTCTGATCCACTTCAACCAGGCACTAAGCCGCATGACCGGCTACGCGCCGGAGGAACTGGCCGGGCTTAAGCTGCACCAGATCGAGCCCCCCGAATACGCGGCGCAGATAGATACGACGATCCGCCGCATCACCGAGTGCGGCGAGGCCGCCTTCGAGAGTGCCTACCGGGCCAAGGACGGCCGGGTGATCCCGGTCGAGGTACGGGCGCGGACCATGGAGAGCCGGGGAGACCTGCTCATCCTGAACATCGCCCGCGACATCACCCAGAGAAAACAGGCCGAGATCAGGGAGCAAAGCCGTCTGAAAACGCTGGAGCGGGTCGCCTCGGACGCCTCCCTCGAGGAACTCCTCACCTCGGTGGTTCGTTTCGTCGAGGAGTCCATCCCCGGTTCGCTCTGCTCCATCCTCCTCATCGACAACTCCGGGACCAAGCTGCACCACGGCGCGGCCCCCTCCTTCCCCAGCGCCTTCAACGAGGCGATGGACGGGCTGCAGATCCTCAAGGGGAACGGCTCCTGCGGCACGGCCGCCTTCCTGCGGCAGCGCGTGGTGATCGAGGACCTGGAAGAGCATTCGTGGTGGCGCGACTTTCCCGCCGCCCGCGATGCCGGGCTCAGGTCTTGCTGGTCCGACCCGGTCTTCGCCGCCAACGGCACCCTGCTCGGCACCATCGCCGTGTACAGGAGAGAGGCGCTCCCCCCGAGCGAGGACGATCTCCAGCTCCTGGAATCGGCGGCCCATCTCGCCGGGATCGCCATCAGCCGCGTGCGGGCCGACGAGGGTCGCCACGTCCTGGAGGAGCAGTTGCGCCAGAGCCAGAAGATCGAGGCGGTGGGGCAGCTGGCAGCCGGCGTGGCCCACGACTTCAACAACCTGCTGACGCCGATCATCGTCTACGGCGACATGCTGATGCGCATGGCGCCGGAGGGATCACCCCAGGCCCGCATGGTGCAGTCGATGAGCGCCGCGGCGCATAAGGCTAGCGAACTCACACAGAAACTGCTATCTTTCGGGCGCAAGCAGGCGCTGCACATGACGCTCCTTGACCTGAACGAGGTGATCACCTCCTTCAGGGAGATCATGCGCGCCACCATAAGGGACGAGATCGTCATCGACCTCATCCTCTCCCCCGGCGCCGCCAAGGTGCAGGCGGACCGCGGCCAACTCGAGCAGGTGCTTTTGAACCTCATTCTGAACGCACAGGACGCGATACAAGGGAGGGGCTCCATCTGCCTCGAGACCGGGCACCTGATCCTCGACGACGAGTTCCACCGGCAGCACCCGGTCGCGAAGCCCGGGCACTACATCCTGCTCGCCTGCAGCGACGACGGCTGCGGCATGAGCGAAGAGATATTGAGGCGGGTCTACGAGCCTTTCTTCTCCACGAAGGAAACCGGTCGCGGCACGGGCCTCGGGCTCGCCACCGTCTACGGCATCGTCAAGCACCACGGTGGCTGCATCGAGGTGAAGAGCGCCCCCGGGGAAGGGACGAGGTTCGCGATCTACCTCCCGGCCAGCGCAAGCGTAGAGGAGCCGATCCTGACTCCGCCGCTGAGAACGCAACTGCAACAGGAGGGGAGCGCGGAGAAGGTGATCCTTCTCGTCGTGGACAACCGGATGATTCGCGAGGCGACCGCCGATCTGCTCGACTCCTTCGGCTATCGCGTCCTCGCCGCAGACTCGCCGGCACGCGCCCTGGAGCTTGCGGCGGGCACTACCTCTGACATCGACCTGCTGGCAACCGACGTCATCATGCCGGAGATGACCGGTCCCGAGCTTTACCAGAAGCTGCAGGAGCAGTACCCCGACCTGCCGGTGCTCTACATCTCGGGCTATACCAGCACGCCCCTCCAGGAAGAGCAGGAGAGCCGGCAGGCGATCTTCCTGGCGAAACCCTTCACCCTGGAACAGTTCATGGCGAGGATCACCGAGATGCTGTTCCAGATGGCCCCTGCAGTTGCCGAGCCCCCTCCGCTGGACCACAGGGAGATGGCACGACTCATAGGAGAACAAAGAGGCTACCCCCCCCACAGGAAGGAACCCGCGCCATGA
- a CDS encoding histidine kinase yields MAKRGKPQEPARYFDQEFATEAVKIVAGEFFATSEELAITTLLGSCVAVCLYDLERGVGGMNHFMLPELQKGGDATPCAGICNTQSRSCARYGSCAMRRLTAQLELLGADRRRLAAKLFGAGRVMATGADIGGSNAAFAIEYLKKHGIPIVASDLGECCPRKVIFFPKTGRALVKRMRNPQEQTQCPSR; encoded by the coding sequence GTGGCGAAAAGGGGGAAACCGCAGGAGCCGGCGCGCTACTTCGATCAGGAGTTCGCAACCGAGGCGGTGAAAATCGTGGCGGGCGAGTTCTTCGCCACCTCGGAAGAGCTCGCCATCACCACGCTCCTCGGCTCCTGCGTGGCCGTATGCCTCTACGATCTCGAGCGCGGCGTAGGCGGCATGAACCACTTCATGCTCCCGGAGCTGCAAAAAGGGGGTGACGCCACCCCCTGCGCCGGCATCTGCAACACCCAATCGCGCAGTTGCGCCCGCTACGGCAGCTGCGCGATGCGGCGCCTCACGGCGCAGTTGGAGCTTCTGGGCGCCGACCGCAGGCGCCTGGCGGCGAAGCTTTTCGGGGCGGGACGCGTCATGGCGACCGGCGCCGACATCGGCGGAAGCAACGCGGCCTTCGCCATCGAATACCTGAAAAAACATGGGATCCCCATCGTCGCCTCGGACCTTGGGGAGTGCTGTCCCAGAAAGGTGATCTTCTTCCCCAAAACCGGTCGCGCCCTCGTGAAAAGGATGCGCAACCCGCAGGAACAAACGCAATGCCCATCAAGGTGA